Part of the Intestinibacillus sp. Marseille-P6563 genome is shown below.
CAGCGCCTTGCCCATGATGGAGATTTCCTTGTTGATGAGGTAACCGCAAACAGCCGGCAGGTAGTCGGCAATACCAGCGGTAGAAGCATGGGCACGGTGTGCGGTGCCGAATGCATCGTTAACATAGATGTCAGCCATGTCAGCGAAAGCCTTAGCCAGTGCCGGATCGTTCTTGGTTTCGCCCTTTTCAAAGCGAACATTCTCGAGCATGACGGCTTCGCCCGGCTTTACTTCAGCAGCCAGACGCTTTGCGTCTTCGCCAACAACGTCCTTCGCCAGCTTGATCTGCTTGCCCAGCAGCTCGCCCAGACGCTCTGCAACCGGCGCCAGCGAATACTTCATGTTGACTTCGCCCTTCGGGCGGCCCAGATGCGAGCACAGGATCACAGCAGCGTTGTGCTCGAGCAGATACTTGATGGTCGGCAGCGCAGCTACGATACGCTTGTCGTCTGTGATGCGGCCGGTTTCATCCTGCGGCACATTGAAGTCGCAACGGACAATGACCTTCTTACCGCTTACGTCGATGTCTTCCACGTTCTTCTTGTTGTAATCCATATTAACTCTCCTTTGGGACAGAATATTTTTATCAAAACCAACTCTAAACCATGCGATTCGGGGATGAATCTCCCGGAATCTGCACTTCCTTCTTCCTAAGACAGCATTATACTTGTTTTACCACTAACAATCAATAGAATTTTCGAAAAATATCGCAAAAAATCCGCGCTTTGGCGATTATTTTATTTTGTGGGGCCGGAAAAAATAAATTTCTGGTGATATTTGCCCTAGCGCAGCGCCTGCGGGTGTGCTTTTTCTCCGTGCAGACTAGCTTTCGCGCGGTTCGCCGTAGTACATGACAGCCAGTGCCTGCGGGCCGGTGTTGGTCAGCACCGACACGCCGATCGGCCAGCGTTCCACCGCAGCAAATCCCATCTCAAGCAGCTTTTTTTCCAGTTCTTCGATCCGGTTTTGGGGCACGTCGCCATAGAGTAGACCGGCGATCTGGGTCTCCGGACTGACCACCCGCTTGCGGACAAAATCCACCATTGCCGGGACCAGATTTTTCTCTCCGCGCGCCTTGCCGCACACGGTCACACCGCCTGCATACACATGGCTGATGGGCTTGATGCCCAGCGCTTCGCCGACAAAGGCAGCGCCGCCCGAGATGCGCCCGGATTTTTTGAGGAATTTGAGCGAATATACGCCCAAAGCCCCCTCACTGCGCTGAAGGCGCGAACGGACCACACCCAGAATCGCGTCAAAGCTGTCGCCACCATCGCGCATTTTGGCCGCATCCAGAATGATTCGCCCGTAAATCATCGAATAGCTTTCCGAATCGATCACTTCAATGCGCATGGCCTGGCCGTATTCCTCGTAAAACATATCCCGCGCGACGCAGGCCGACTGAAAACAGCCCGAGCCTTTGCCATTCATGATAATGCCCAGCGCATGGGTATAACCGGCTTCGTGCATCTGGCGGTAGTGCTCCAAAAACTGTACCGGTGTGATCTGCGCGGTCACGGGGATTTCGTCGGTACTGCCGAGCAGTTTGCAGTATTCTTCCGGGGTGATGTCATAGTGTTCCCGGAAGGTGCGTCCCTCATGCGTGATCTGCACCGGCAGAATGTCGATTTGATATTTTACAGCCAGTTCTCGCG
Proteins encoded:
- a CDS encoding DegV family protein, coding for MEKIYIFADSACDIPRELAVKYQIDILPVQITHEGRTFREHYDITPEEYCKLLGSTDEIPVTAQITPVQFLEHYRQMHEAGYTHALGIIMNGKGSGCFQSACVARDMFYEEYGQAMRIEVIDSESYSMIYGRIILDAAKMRDGGDSFDAILGVVRSRLQRSEGALGVYSLKFLKKSGRISGGAAFVGEALGIKPISHVYAGGVTVCGKARGEKNLVPAMVDFVRKRVVSPETQIAGLLYGDVPQNRIEELEKKLLEMGFAAVERWPIGVSVLTNTGPQALAVMYYGEPRES